gtaGGAAAATGAAGCCGTGGTTGGAATGGAGCACACGATTCATTGTGACCTtagagaaaaattaaaggaaaaatTTATATTCTCAAATGGTGTGACGAATACAGATAAGTTAAACTTAATTGATGCTATCCAACGGTTAGGAATAGGATACCAATTTGAAAACGAGATCAAAGATGTAATTCAATACTTGGATTTGATTTCATGTCGTGATTATGTAGACAGTGATCTCCATACATGTTCTCTACGTTTTCGGTTACTTAGAGAACATGGATATAAAATTTCAGGTGATTTTTGCTTtcaacatttttcttatttattcttTCTATATAAAAGTTTAGTGTTTGTTTTCATCTGATTAATTTTTTCATAGAGGATATATTCAAGAAATTCATTAATCACAAAGGTGAATTCAATACCACCATAGCAAGTGATATAAAGGGGATGTTAAGCTTGTATGAGGCGACACATTTCAGACTCCGAGGTGAAGACTTGTTGGAGAAAGCCCTAATCTTTACCACAAGTCAATTTGAGGCTATGTTGCATAATGATCTCATAACCAAATCATGTTTTGTTGAACAAGTAAAACATGCTCTCAACCAGTCAATCCATAAGGGATTGATAAGGATAGAGGCGAGGAATTACATTTCCTTATACGAAAACGATGAAATGCATGATAAATTACTGTTAAAGTTTGCAAAACTCGATTTCAACATCATGCAGAAATTGCACCAAAGAGAGCTTGGTGAACTCACTAGGTTCGAATACATGATACTTGtgtcattattaacaaatataataaatgtgcTCTTAACTAATTAACTTTGATTTTGTAGATGGTGGAAAGATTTAGACTTAACAAATAAATTCCCCTTCGCAAGGGACATATTGGTGGAATGTTACTTATGGA
This is a stretch of genomic DNA from Impatiens glandulifera chromosome 4, dImpGla2.1, whole genome shotgun sequence. It encodes these proteins:
- the LOC124934760 gene encoding sesquiterpene synthase Cop-like, which codes for MEHTIHCDLREKLKEKFIFSNGVTNTDKLNLIDAIQRLGIGYQFENEIKDVIQYLDLISCRDYVDSDLHTCSLRFRLLREHGYKISEDIFKKFINHKGEFNTTIASDIKGMLSLYEATHFRLRGEDLLEKALIFTTSQFEAMLHNDLITKSCFVEQVKHALNQSIHKGLIRIEARNYISLYENDEMHDKLLLKFAKLDFNIMQKLHQRELGELTRWWKDLDLTNKFPFARDILVECYLWSIGIYFEPQYAYGRTIITMIKVLANGYMDEATWLHKSYIPTLEEYMNVAKITSAVEVMSIAFLLGMHSNLATKEGFEWMLSDPLIIQATSVIVRLVDDVTGFKFEQQREHVASAVECYMNQHDALEELATINLRKQITDAWKDINFECIRPTKVPMNILSRVMNMARYMDMMYKEEDGYTNSKTKAKDYITSILVSEVDV